From Brassica oleracea var. oleracea cultivar TO1000 chromosome C3, BOL, whole genome shotgun sequence, a single genomic window includes:
- the LOC106334248 gene encoding maternally expressed PAB C-terminal protein-like produces the protein MPPPPVAVYRSDDFLARTAFFLRFPVAALTEELENRTPSEQRTLIGETLYPLVELLQPLFAPKITGMLLELPRTQIFRCIESPEVLKEKVNEAIDVLVDWYPQQMKLNEQEAKEFRAAMLLSKL, from the exons ATGCCTCCTCCTCCTGTTGCTGTTTACAGATCGGATGATTTCTTAGCCCGTACTGCTTTTTTCCTGAGATTTCCTGTAGCTGCTTTGACTGAAGAACTTGAAAACCGAACTCCCAGTGAACAACGAACT TTGATTGGTGAGACGCTCTACCCTTTGGTGGAATTACTCCAGCCATTGTTTGCACCAAAAATCACAGGAATGCTTCTTGAACTACCCCGAACCCAAATCTTTCGGTGCATAGAATCACCAGAAGTCCTCAAAGAGAAGGTTAATGAGGCAATTGATGTTTTAGTGGACTGGTATCCCCAACAGATGAAGCTAAACGAGCAAGAAGCTAAGGAGTTTCGAGCAGCCATGCTCTTATCTAAGCTTTGA